From Solanum lycopersicum chromosome 8, SLM_r2.1, the proteins below share one genomic window:
- the VPE3 gene encoding vacuolar processing enzyme VPE3 precursor gives MNRSVAGVLFLIALSLNVSVSESRNFLKLPSEGSRFFDADEIDSVGTRWAILLAGSNGYWNYRHQADICHAYQLLKKGGLKDENIVVFMYDDIANNEENPRQGVIINSPHGEDVYNGVPKDYTGDDVTVDNFLAALLGNKTALTGGSGKVVDSGPNDHIFIFYSDHGGAGVLGMPTNPYLYANDLIDALKMKHASGTYKSLVFYLEACESGSMFEGLLPEGLNIYATTASNADESSWGTYCPGEYPSPPIEYDTCLGDLYSISWMEDSERHNLRTESLKQQYHLVKERTASGNPAYGSHVMQYGDVHLSKDAVFLYMGTDPANDNSTFMDDNSLRVSKAVNQRDADLVHFWYKFHKAPEGSVSKTEAQKRLNEAISHRMHLDNSIALVGKLLFGIKKGPEVLTSVRPAGQPLVDNWDCLKSYVRTFETHCGSLSQYGMKHMRSVANICNAGIKMEQMVEASAQACPSVPSYTWSSLHRGFSA, from the exons ATGAATCGTTCCGTCGCCGGAGTTTTGTTCCTGATTGCGCTCTCGTTAAACGTCTCCGTTTCCGAGAGCCGTAATTTTTTGAAACTTCCGTCTGAAGGTTCTAGATTCTTCGATGCCGATGAGATCGACTCCGTCGGTACTAGATGGGCTATTTTGCTTGCCGGATCAAACGGTTATTGGAATTACCGTCACCAG GCTGATATATGTCATGCATATCAACTGTTGAAGAAGGGTGGTCTCAAAGATGAGAACATTGTTGTGTTCATGTATGATGACATTGCAAACAATGAAGAGAACCCAAGGCAAGGAGTTATCATTAATAGCCCTCATGGTGAGGATGTTTACAACGGAGTACCTAAG GATTACACGGGGGATGATGTTACTGTTGACAACTTTCTTGCTGCTCTCCTTGGGAACAAAACTGCACTTACCGGAGGCAGTGGAAAGGTTGTAGATAGTGGTCCAAATGATCATATCTTCATCTTTTATAGTGATCATGGAGGTGCTGGAGTGCTTG GAATGCCTACCAATCCTTACCTCTATGCAAATGATCTGATTGATGCTCTGAAAATGAAGCATGCTTCGGGAACATACAAAAGCTTG GTATTTTACCTTGAAGCTTGTGAGTCTGGAAGTATGTTTGAGGGTCTTCTTCCTGAAGGTTTAAACATCTATGCCACAACAGCATCAAATGCTGATGAGAGCAGCTGGGGAACCTATTGCCCAGGGGAGTACCCTAGTCCTCCTATCGAATATGACACCTGCCTGGGTGACTTGTATAGTATTTCCTGGATGGAGGACAG TGAAAGACACAACCTGCGGACTGAAAGTTTGAAGCAGCAATATCACCTG GTCAAAGAGAGAACTGCCAGTGGGAATCCTGCCTATGGTTCGCATGTCATGCAATATGGTGATGTACATCTCAGCAAGGATGCTGTATTCCTATATATGGGTACCGATCCTGCAAATGATAATTCTACTTTTATGGATGACAATTCCTTGCGAGTATCAAAGGCTGTAAACCAGCGTGATGCAGATCTTGTGCATTTCTGGTACAAG TTCCACAAGGCTCCTGAAGGCTCTGTTAGCAAAACTGAGGCTCAGAAACGCTTAAATGAAGCAATATCACATAGAATGCACTTAGATAACAGCATAGCCCTTGTCGGTAAGCTTTTGTTTGGAATTAAAAAAGGTCCAGAGGTGCTGACTAGTGTCCGCCCTGCTGGTCAGCCGCTTGTTGACAATTGGGACTGTCTTAAATCTTAT GTAAGAACATTTGAAACACATTGTGGATCGTTATCTCAGTATGGAATGAAACATATGCGCTCTGTTGCTAACATATGCAACGCTGGAATTAAAATGGAGCAGATGGTGGAGGCATCGGCACAAGCTTGTCCCAGTGTTCCATCCTATACCTGGAGTTCCCTCCACAGGGGTTTTAGTGCATGA
- the LOC109120904 gene encoding uncharacterized mitochondrial protein AtMg00810-like: MTRVNISVAVQTFSQFMHAPKQSHMEAALRVVSTGTLTTYCDSDWGTCVQTRRSITGYLEKFERNSSPRNRGGRSKSEKQDTVARSSAQAEFKSMASTVAGIT; the protein is encoded by the exons ATGACTAGAGTGAATATTTCGGTTGCTGTACAAACATTTAGTCAGTTTATGCATGCTCCTAAGCAATCTCACATGGAGGCTGCTCTAAGAGTAGTCAG CACGGGAACTTTAACTACTTACTGTGATTCTGATTGGGGAACTTGTGTACAAACAAGAAGGTCTATCACAGGCTATTTGGAGAAGTTTGAGAGGAACTCATCACCTAGAAATAGGGGTGGGCGTTCG AAATCTGAAAAACAAGACACAGTTGCTAGAAGTTCAGCTCAAGCTGAGTTCAAGAGTATGGCTTCTACTGTGGCAGGAATAACTTGA